The window GACCTCGTGTCGATGGCGTTCCGCGAGGCCTACGCCGGTGCGCCCGGGCCGTCGTTCCTGGAGATCCCGCGCGACGTCCTCGACGCGCGGGTACCCCTGGAGCAGGCCCGCATCCCGGAGGCCGGCCGCTACCGCGCGTCGACGAAGAACGCGGGCGACCCCGCCGACATCGAGAAGCTCGCCGACCTGCTGGTGCACGCGAAGAAGCCGGCCATCCTGCTCGGCAGCCAGGTCTGGACCACGCGGGCCACCGAGCCGGCCGTCGACCTGGTGCGCACGCTCAACATCCCGGCGTACATGAACGGCGCCGGCCGCGGCACGCTGCCGCCGGGCGATCCGCACCACTTCCAGCTCTCGCGCCGCTACGCCTTCGACAACGCCGACGTCATCGTCATCGTCGGCACCCCGTTCGACTTCCGGATGGGCTACGGCAAGCGGCTGTCGAAGGACGCCGCCGTCGTCCAGATCGACCTCGACTACCGCACGGTCGGCAAGAACCGCGACATCGACCTCGGCATCGTCGGCGACGCCGGGCAGGTCCTCGCCGCGGTCGCCGAGGCCGCGTCCGGCCGCGCCGACAACGGTGCCGTCGGCCGGAAGGCCTGGCTCGAAGAACTCCAGGCGGTGGAGGAGAAGGCGAAGCAGAAGCGGCTGCCGCTGCAGCACTCGGACGCGAGCCCGATCCACCCGTACCGGCTGGTGCACGAGATCAACGAGTTCCTCACCGAGGACTCGATCTACATCGGCGACGGCGGCGACATCGTCACCTTCTCCGGCCAGGTCGTGCAGCCGAAGTCGCCCGGCCACTGGATGGACCCGGGTCCACTCGGGACACTCGGCGTCGGCATCCCGTTCGTCCTGGCCGCGAAGCACGCCCGCCCGGACAAGGAGGTCGTCGCGCTCTTCGGCGACGGCGCCTTCAGCCTCACCGGCTGGGACTTCGAGACGCTGGTGCGGTTCGACCTGCCGTTCGTCGGGATCGTCGGCAACAACTCGTCGATGAACCAGATCCGCTACGGCCAGGCCGCGAAGTACGGGCTGCCGCGCGAGCGCGTCGGCAACACCCTCGGCGACGTCCGCTACGACGAGTTCGCGCGGATGCTCGGCGGTTACGGCGAAGAAGTCCGCGACCCGGCCGACATCGGGCCGGCGCTGCTGCGGGCGCGGGAGTCCGGCAAGCCGTCGCTGATCAACGTCTGGGTCGACCCCGACGTGTACGCCCCCGGAACCATGAACCAGACCATGTACAAGTGAGCGGAGGCCAACGCATGGGTAAGGCACTGGAGGGCGTCCGCGTCCTCGACATGACGCACGTGCAGTCCGGACCGTCGTCGACGCAGCTGCTGGCCTGGCTCGGCGCGGACGTGATCAAGCTCGAAACCCCCGGCCGGGGCGACATCACGCGCGGCCAGCTGCGCGACCTGCCCGGAGTGGACAGTCTCTACTTCACGATGCTCAACGCGAACAAGCGCAGCATCACGCTGAACATGAAGAGCGCCGAGGGCAAGGAAGTCTTCGAGAGGCTCGTGTCCGGAGTGGACATCCTGGTCGAGAACTTCGGCCCGGGCGTCGTCGACCGGTTCGGCTACCCGTGGGACAAACTCTCGGCGCTCAACCCGCGGCTGATCTACGCCTCGATCAAGGGGTTCGGCCCCGGCCGCTACGCCGATTTCAAGGCCTACGAAGTGATCGCGCAGGCCATGGGCGGCGCGATGAGCACCACCGGCTTCGAGGACGGACCCCCGACCGCGACCGGCGCGCAGATCGGCGACTCCGGCACCGGCATCCACCTGGTGGCCGCCATCCTCGCCGCGCTCTACCAGCGGACCTCCACCGGACGTGGCCAGCGCGTCCAGGTCGCCATGCAGGACGCCGTGCTCAACCTGTGCCGGGTCAAGCTGCGCGACCAGCAGCGCCTGGCACACGGGCCGCTCGGCGAGTACCCGAACGACCACTTCGGCGACGAGGTCCCGCGCTCGGGCAACGCCTCCGGCGGCGGCCAGCCCGGCTGGGCGGTCAAGTGCGCGCCCGGCGGGCCGAACGACTACATCTACGTGATCGTCCAGCCACCCGGCTGGGCGCCACTCGCCCGCCTGATCGGCAAGGCGGAGCTGGCCGAGGACCCGGCGTGGGCCACCCCGGAGGTCCGGCTGTCCAAACTGGACAAGATGTTCGCCCTCGTCGAGGAGTGGACCGAGAAGCACACCAAGTGGGAAGTGCTGGAGAAGCTCAACGCCCACAACATCCCTTGTGGACCGATCCTGTCCACGAAGGAACTGATCGAGGACGACACCCTGGCCGAGCTCGGCTCGGTCGTCGAGGTTGCGCACCCGGAACGCGGCAGCTTCAAGACCGTCGGCTGCCCGCTCAAGCTGTCCGACTCGCCGGTCGAGATCGAACGGTCGCCGCTGCTGGGCGAGCACAACGACGAGGTGCTGGCCGAACTCGGCTACGGCGAGGCCGAGCTGGAGAAGTTCCGTGCGGCGGGGGTGATCTGAGTGGCGGATCGTGCGGCGGTCGAGAAGATCCTCGACCAGGCGGCCGCCGAGGGGCGGTCTTCGCTGACCGCGCCCGAGGGGCGTGCGGTGTGCGAGGCATACGGTATCCCGACCCCGGCCGAGCGGCTGGCCACGACGGCCGGCGAGGCCGTGGCGCACGCCGGAGAGATCGGCCTGCCGGTGGTGCTCAAGATCGTTTCCCCGGACATCCTGCACAAGACCGAAGCCGGCGGCGTGCTCGTCGGGCTGAAGGACGCCGAAGCGGTGAAGGCGGGCTTCGAGAAGATCGTCGAGAACGCGAAGGCGTACAACGCCGACGCCCGGATCCTCGGCGTCCAGGTCCAGCAGATGCTCACCGAGGGCCAGGAGGTGATCATCGGCTCGGTCACCGACCCGACCTTCGGCAAGATCGTCGCGTTCGGCCTCGGCGGAGTGCTGGTGGAGGTGCTCAAGGACGTCACCTTCCGGCTCGCGCCGACGAGCACCGAGGAAGCACTGTCGATGATCGACGGTATCCAGGCGGCGGAAATCCTGCGGGGGGTCCGTGGTTCGGATCCTGTAGACCGTGACGCGCTCGCCGCCGTGATCACCAGCCTCGGCCAGCTCGTCGCCGACTTCCCGCAGCTGTCCGAAGTGGACCTCAACCCGGTGCTCGCGACCGCACGCGGGGCCACCGCGGTCGACGTCCGGATCCTGGTCGACCCGGACGCGGCGAAGGAACCCTTCCGGTTCACCCAGGAGGAGATCCTCGCCTCGATGAACCGGATCATGAAACCGGCGTCGATCGCGGTGATCGGCGCGTCGGCCGAAGCCGGCAAGATCGGCAACTCGGTGATGAAGAACCTGGTCAACGGCGGGTACGCGGGCGAGATCCACCCGATCAACCCCAAGGCCGCCGAGATCCTCGACCGCAAGGCCTACGCGAGCATCACCGACGTCCCCGGCGACGTGGACGTCGCGGTCTTCGCCATCCCGGCGAAGTTCGTTCCCGCGGCCTTGGAAGAGGTCGGCAAGAAGGGCGCGGCCGGGGCGATCCTCATTCCGTCCGGCTTCGGCGAGACCGGCAACATCGAGCTGCAGGACGAGGTCGTCGCGATCGCGCGCAAGCACGGCGTCCGCATCCTCGGGCCGAACATCTACGGCTACTACTACACGCCGGAGAACCTGTCCGCGACGTTCTGCACACCGTATGACGTCAAGGGCGGCGTGGCCCTCTCGTCGCAGAGCGGCGGCATCGGGATGGCGATCCTCGGCTTCAGCCGCTCGGCGAAGATGGGCGTGTCCTCGATCGTCGGCGTGGGGAACAAGGCCGACATCGACGAGGACGACCTGCTCACCTTCTTCGAGCAGGACGACAACACCCAGCTCGTCGCGATGCACCTCGAGGACCTCAAGGACGGTCGCTCGTTCGCCGAAACGGCTAAGCGGGTTTCGAAGCGCAAGCCGGTCGTCGTGCTCAAGGCCGGGCGGACGTCGCAGGGCGCCAAGGCGGCCAGCTCGCACACCGGCGCGCTGGCCGGCGACGACAAGGTGTACGACGACATCCTGCGCCAGAGCGGCGTGATCCGGGCGCCCGGGCTGAACGACATGCTCGAGTACGCCCGCGGCATCCCGCTGCTGCCGACGCCGCAGGGCGAGAACGTCGTCATCATCACCGGTGCCGGCGGCTCGGGCGTGCTGCTCTCGGACGCCTGCGTCGACAACGGGCTGAGCCTGATGGAGATCCCGCCGGACCTCGACACGGCGTTCCGGAAGTTCATCCCGCCCTTCGGCGCGGCCGGCAACCCGGTCGACATCACCGGCGGCGAACCGCCCTCGACCTACCGCAACACCATCGCGCTGGGCCTCGAGGACGACCGCATCCACGCCCTGATCCTGGGCTACTGGCACACCATCGTCACCCCGCCGATGGTGTTCGCCGAACTGGTGTCCGAAGTGGTCGAAGAGTACCGCGCGAAGGGCATCCACAAGCCCGTCGTCGCGTCGCTCTCCGGCGACGTCGAAGTCGAAGAGGCGAGTGACTACCTCTACGACCACGGCGTCGTCGCCTACCCGTACACGACCGAGAAGCCCGTGGCGGTGCTCGGCGCGAAGTACCGCTGGGCGCGGGCCGCGGGCCTGCTCTGAGCGTCCTCCACAGGGGCTGGCCCATCCACGAGGAAAGGACGAAGATCCACCGCACGACGACGGCAACAGAGGGACACCAGTGCTTTCGGGGGTCCGGGTGGCGGAGCCCCCGGCCCGGGGCGAAGCACCGGATATCTGAGTCAACGGTGACGAAAGAGAACTCTTATGACCGCAGCCACATACCAGGAGATCACTGACGAGAACGGACGGGTGTACCGGGTAGGCGAGTCCCCGCAGGACCTCATGGGGCGCTCGCGCAGCTGGATGGTCTGGCTGCCCTGGATCGCCATGATGGCGGTCAGCGTGTTCGAGTACGGCTGGGGCGCCGTCGAGGGCACGCTGGAGGAGAAGTACGGCTGGACGCTGTCGGACGCGTTCTGGCTGGCGAGCATCTGGGCGGTGTTCCAGGCCGGGGTGGCGTTCCCGGCGGGCCGGCTCAGAGAGCGCAACGTCGTCTCGGCCAAGACGGCGATGCTGGTCGGGGCCGTGTGCAGCGGCATCGGCTACTTCACGATCGCGCACAGCGGGAACCTGATGTTGGCGTTCATCGGGTACTCGGTCCTCGGCGGCACCGGCGCCGGGCTCGTGTACGCGACCTGCATCAACATGGTCGGCAAGTGGTACCCGGAGAAGCGCGGCGCGCGGACCGGGTTCGTGAACGGCGGCTTCGCCTACGGTTCGGTGCCGTTCATCTACCTGTTCAGCGCGTTCCTCGGGCACGAGAACGTGACCGGGGTACTGGACGGCATCGGCCTGTACATGCTGATCGTCGTCGGCGTGTGCGGGTTCCTGTTCAAGGACCCGCCGAAGAGCTGGTGGCCGAAGGAGGTCGACCCGATCTCCTGGGCGAAGGGCAAGACGGGCGTGAAGAGCCTGGCCAAGAACCCGCCGGCGGTCCGGCAGTTCACGCCGATGGAGGCCATCCGGACCGGCATGCTCCCGCTGATGTGGATGAGCCTGGTGATCATCGGCGGGGTCTCGCTGTTCGGCATCAACTTCCAGGTGCCGTTCGCCAAGGAGAGCCACTTCGGCGCGTTCGTCGCGGCCTCTTCGGCCGGTGTGCTGGCCATCGTGAACGGCACCGGCCGCGCGGTCGTCGGCTGGGCGTCGGACAAGCTGGGGCGCAAGCAGACGCTCACGCTGGTGCTGGTGATCGCGGCCTTCGCCCAGTTCGGCGTGCTGTACGCCGGGAACACGCACAACCTGGTGCTGTTCATGGTGTTCGCGTTCCTGACCGGGTTCGGCGGCGGCGCCTTCTACCCGCTGTTCGCCGCGCTCGTGCCGGACTACTTCGGCGAGAACAACAACGCGTCGAACTACGGCCTGGTCTACAGCGCGAAACTGGTCGGCGGCGTCGGCGGCGGCGGGCTCGCCGCGGGCGTCGTCAGCGCGTGGGGCTACACCGGCGCGTACATCCTCGCCGGGTGCATCGCGCTCCTTTCGGCGGTGCTGACGCTGTTCCTGCGCCAGCCCGGCCGGACCCGCCACCAGCTCGCCGAAACCGAGCTGGTGGCGCGGCCTTCAGCCGCGGCCGGCGGCTGATCCGGTGACGCTCCCCGGTCCTGCCGAAATCAGGATCGGGGAGCTTCCGGACGTTCGTGGTAGGCCTGGCGGGTCCGTTCGGTGTGCTTGGCCATGATCTTCTCCGCGGCGCCGGTGTCGCCGTCGGAGATCGCGTGGATCAGCTCGTCGTGCTCGCTCCACGCGTCCCGCCCGCGGGGCTGGGCGATCGGCGTGTAGTACCAGCGGACCCGGCGGTCGACGAGCCCGATCAGCTCCGCGAGCACGGCGTTCCCCGACAGCTGGGTGATGAACGCGTGGAGGGCGGCGTTGGCCGCGACCAGGCCTTCGGTGTCTTCGGCGTGCAGTGCCTGGACTCCGGCCTGCTGCAGGTCCCACAGGCGCCGGACGTCCTCCGGGGTCGCGTTGCCGGCGGCGAGCTTCGCGGAGTGCGTCTCCAGCACGCTGCGGACGCTCAGCAGCTGGTCGGCCTCCTCGTCGGTCGGCAGGTGCACGAACGCGCCCTGGGCGGGGCGGAGGTCGACCCAGCCTTCGCTCTGCAGCCGCTGCAGGGCTTCGCGGACGGGCTGCCGGCTGACGCCGAGGTACTCGGCGAGGTCGGCTTCGACCAGGTGCTGCCCGGGTTCGAGGGTGCGATTGATGATCAGCTCGGCGAGAGCCTCGTAGACGACCTGGCGCAGCGGGGCCGGCCGTTCGACGCGCTTGGCGGCGGTCGAGCTGAGCGAGCCCTTGGCCGTGCGGCGGCCGCTCGGGCCGCGGTCGGGGAGCGGGGAAGCGGGCTGGCTCACGGGACACCTCGAAGGGGAGAGGAACGCGATGATCTGCGATCAGGATACAGGTTTTGGTATGCAAAATCCCAGCGACTCACCCGGTCGTGGCGGTTTGTACCGAGTTGGATCAAGTGCGCCCAGGCGAAGTGACCGCGTGGAGAAAGACTCTGGTCCCCAAAGTGGATCCAGGATACTGTATGCAATCACGTGCTGGACCGAAGTGGGAGGCACATCATGAAGGTGGCTGTTCTCGGGGCCGGGGCGATCGGTGCCTACGTCGGGGCCGCGCTGCACCGCGGCGGGACCGAGGTGCACCTGATCGCCCGGCGGGCCCACCTCGCGGCGATGCGCGAGCACGGCGTCCGCGTGCTCAGCCCGCGCGGCGACTTCACCGCGCACCCGCACGTCACGGACGACCCGGCCGAAGTCGGCCCCGTCGACTTCGTGTTCCTCGGGCTGAAAGCGAACTCCTACGCCGCGTGCGGACCGCTCCTCGCCCCGCTGCTCGGCCCGGACACCGCGGTCGTGGCCGCGCAGAACGGGATCCCGTGGTGGTACTTCCACGGCCTGGCCGGGCATCCGCTCGAAGGGCACCGCGTCGAGACCGTCGACCCGGGTGGCTCGGTCACCGCCGTGCTGGAGCTGCGGCGCGCGATCGGCTGCGTCGTCTACTGCTCCACGGTCATCGAGGAACCGGGCGTGATCCGGCACCTGGAAGGCACCCGGTTCTCCCTCGGCGAGCCGGACGGCGAGATCTCCGCCCGGTGCAAGGTGCTCAGCGCGGCGATGATCGCCGGCGGCCTCAAGGCGCCGGTCGAACCGCGGCTGCGCGACGACATCTGGATCAAGCTGATGGGCAACGTCGCCTTCAACCCGCTCTCGGCGCTGACCCGGGCGACGATGGCCCAGATGTGCGAGCACGACGACACGCGCGCGCTGGTCGCCACGATGATGACCGAAACCCTGGCCATCGCCCGTGCGGCCGGCAGCGACCCCGGCGTCTCGGTCGAGAAGCGCATCGACGGCGCCTGGCGCGTCGGCCACCACAAGACGTCGATGCTGCAGGACCTCGAAGCGGGCAAGCCCCTCGAGATCGACGCGATCATCGGCGCGGTCGTGGAGCTGGCCGGTCTCACCGGCGTGCCCGCGCCCGCGCTGCGGCACGTCCACGCCGCCATCTCGCTGCTCGACCACACCAGCAACCCGCCCGTCCCCGTCGGGGCGCACTGAACCGGAGGTGCCCGTGAAGCGCAGGAAGACCGAGCCGTACGTGCGGCTCACGCAGCCCCTGGTGCGCGACTCCGGCGTGCTGCGCCCGGCGACCTGGGAGGAGGCCCTCGACCGGGCCGCCGCCGGGATCCGCCGCACCCTGGAAGCCAAGGGCCCCGAGGCGTTCGGGATGTTCTCGTGCGCCCGCGCGACCAACGAGATGAACTTCGTCGCGCAGAAGTTCACCCGCGCGGTGATCGGCACGAACAACGTCGACTCGTGCAACCGCACCTGCCACGCGCCCAGCGTTGCCGGGCTGGCGCGGGTGTTCGACAGCGGCGGCGGGACGTCGTCGTACCAGGAGATCGAGGACGCCGACGTCATCGTCATCTGGGGCGGCAACCCCCGCGAGGCGCACCCGATCTTCTTCCAGCACGTGCTCAAGGCGGTCCACAAGGGAGCGAAGCTCTTCGTCGTCGACCCGCGGCAGACCAGCACCGCGAGCTGGGCGCACCGGCAGCTGCAGCTCGAAGTCGGCACGGACATCCCGCTGGCCCACGCGATCGCCCGCGAGATCATCCACTCCGGAC of the Amycolatopsis sp. NBC_01488 genome contains:
- a CDS encoding thiamine pyrophosphate-binding protein translates to MALTTTGTTAGESARATNGAEPAPAEISGGHLVAKALKAEGVDTIFTLCGGHIIDIYDGCVDEGIEVIDVRHEQVAAHAADGYARITGKPGCAVVTAGPGTTDAVTGVANALRAESPMLLIGGQGALTQHKMGSLQDLPHVDMMTPITKFAATVPHTARVADLVSMAFREAYAGAPGPSFLEIPRDVLDARVPLEQARIPEAGRYRASTKNAGDPADIEKLADLLVHAKKPAILLGSQVWTTRATEPAVDLVRTLNIPAYMNGAGRGTLPPGDPHHFQLSRRYAFDNADVIVIVGTPFDFRMGYGKRLSKDAAVVQIDLDYRTVGKNRDIDLGIVGDAGQVLAAVAEAASGRADNGAVGRKAWLEELQAVEEKAKQKRLPLQHSDASPIHPYRLVHEINEFLTEDSIYIGDGGDIVTFSGQVVQPKSPGHWMDPGPLGTLGVGIPFVLAAKHARPDKEVVALFGDGAFSLTGWDFETLVRFDLPFVGIVGNNSSMNQIRYGQAAKYGLPRERVGNTLGDVRYDEFARMLGGYGEEVRDPADIGPALLRARESGKPSLINVWVDPDVYAPGTMNQTMYK
- the frc gene encoding formyl-CoA transferase yields the protein MGKALEGVRVLDMTHVQSGPSSTQLLAWLGADVIKLETPGRGDITRGQLRDLPGVDSLYFTMLNANKRSITLNMKSAEGKEVFERLVSGVDILVENFGPGVVDRFGYPWDKLSALNPRLIYASIKGFGPGRYADFKAYEVIAQAMGGAMSTTGFEDGPPTATGAQIGDSGTGIHLVAAILAALYQRTSTGRGQRVQVAMQDAVLNLCRVKLRDQQRLAHGPLGEYPNDHFGDEVPRSGNASGGGQPGWAVKCAPGGPNDYIYVIVQPPGWAPLARLIGKAELAEDPAWATPEVRLSKLDKMFALVEEWTEKHTKWEVLEKLNAHNIPCGPILSTKELIEDDTLAELGSVVEVAHPERGSFKTVGCPLKLSDSPVEIERSPLLGEHNDEVLAELGYGEAELEKFRAAGVI
- a CDS encoding acetate--CoA ligase family protein is translated as MADRAAVEKILDQAAAEGRSSLTAPEGRAVCEAYGIPTPAERLATTAGEAVAHAGEIGLPVVLKIVSPDILHKTEAGGVLVGLKDAEAVKAGFEKIVENAKAYNADARILGVQVQQMLTEGQEVIIGSVTDPTFGKIVAFGLGGVLVEVLKDVTFRLAPTSTEEALSMIDGIQAAEILRGVRGSDPVDRDALAAVITSLGQLVADFPQLSEVDLNPVLATARGATAVDVRILVDPDAAKEPFRFTQEEILASMNRIMKPASIAVIGASAEAGKIGNSVMKNLVNGGYAGEIHPINPKAAEILDRKAYASITDVPGDVDVAVFAIPAKFVPAALEEVGKKGAAGAILIPSGFGETGNIELQDEVVAIARKHGVRILGPNIYGYYYTPENLSATFCTPYDVKGGVALSSQSGGIGMAILGFSRSAKMGVSSIVGVGNKADIDEDDLLTFFEQDDNTQLVAMHLEDLKDGRSFAETAKRVSKRKPVVVLKAGRTSQGAKAASSHTGALAGDDKVYDDILRQSGVIRAPGLNDMLEYARGIPLLPTPQGENVVIITGAGGSGVLLSDACVDNGLSLMEIPPDLDTAFRKFIPPFGAAGNPVDITGGEPPSTYRNTIALGLEDDRIHALILGYWHTIVTPPMVFAELVSEVVEEYRAKGIHKPVVASLSGDVEVEEASDYLYDHGVVAYPYTTEKPVAVLGAKYRWARAAGLL
- a CDS encoding OFA family MFS transporter: MTAATYQEITDENGRVYRVGESPQDLMGRSRSWMVWLPWIAMMAVSVFEYGWGAVEGTLEEKYGWTLSDAFWLASIWAVFQAGVAFPAGRLRERNVVSAKTAMLVGAVCSGIGYFTIAHSGNLMLAFIGYSVLGGTGAGLVYATCINMVGKWYPEKRGARTGFVNGGFAYGSVPFIYLFSAFLGHENVTGVLDGIGLYMLIVVGVCGFLFKDPPKSWWPKEVDPISWAKGKTGVKSLAKNPPAVRQFTPMEAIRTGMLPLMWMSLVIIGGVSLFGINFQVPFAKESHFGAFVAASSAGVLAIVNGTGRAVVGWASDKLGRKQTLTLVLVIAAFAQFGVLYAGNTHNLVLFMVFAFLTGFGGGAFYPLFAALVPDYFGENNNASNYGLVYSAKLVGGVGGGGLAAGVVSAWGYTGAYILAGCIALLSAVLTLFLRQPGRTRHQLAETELVARPSAAAGG
- a CDS encoding GntR family transcriptional regulator, yielding MSQPASPLPDRGPSGRRTAKGSLSSTAAKRVERPAPLRQVVYEALAELIINRTLEPGQHLVEADLAEYLGVSRQPVREALQRLQSEGWVDLRPAQGAFVHLPTDEEADQLLSVRSVLETHSAKLAAGNATPEDVRRLWDLQQAGVQALHAEDTEGLVAANAALHAFITQLSGNAVLAELIGLVDRRVRWYYTPIAQPRGRDAWSEHDELIHAISDGDTGAAEKIMAKHTERTRQAYHERPEAPRS
- a CDS encoding 2-dehydropantoate 2-reductase, with the protein product MKVAVLGAGAIGAYVGAALHRGGTEVHLIARRAHLAAMREHGVRVLSPRGDFTAHPHVTDDPAEVGPVDFVFLGLKANSYAACGPLLAPLLGPDTAVVAAQNGIPWWYFHGLAGHPLEGHRVETVDPGGSVTAVLELRRAIGCVVYCSTVIEEPGVIRHLEGTRFSLGEPDGEISARCKVLSAAMIAGGLKAPVEPRLRDDIWIKLMGNVAFNPLSALTRATMAQMCEHDDTRALVATMMTETLAIARAAGSDPGVSVEKRIDGAWRVGHHKTSMLQDLEAGKPLEIDAIIGAVVELAGLTGVPAPALRHVHAAISLLDHTSNPPVPVGAH